The window tatccatttttaagaCTTCGTGATGGCCTAGATTGCATGGAATCCAAAAGGTGGcattgctcttttttttttttttttttttttttattggttttaatGTTTGTCTTTTGTAAGACTTCGCGATGGGCAAGATTCATAGAATCCAAAAGGTGGCATCCTccagaaattatttaaaaaggaGTCCCCTCGGAGCAAAGAGTGTTTTTAGAGAAATTCCATGCAACTAGAGGACCGTGCAGgatttttataaaggaaaactGTGGATCGTGATTCCAACTCTCGTGCATAGAAAGTGATTCCAACTAAGGGGCATGACTTAGTGCCACCATACTTTACATATTAGTGCCACCTTACTTTAGATATCATCATGACACTTAGAAATGATACTTTACATATTAGTGCCACCTTACTTTAGATATCATCATGACACTTAGAAATGTTAAGTGCTTTTTGAACTTCTACGGCTAGTTTGaaaagaacttaaaaaaatggtagttATCTACAACATTTTTTGTCCGATTGAGAGGTGTGTCTTCAAGAAtaatgtgttaaaaaaattaagtttacaTTATGAGACGCCTCCAcaattctataaaattaaatttatactaaaaatattcttttaaaagacactttttcacaattttctttattaattataaatattaaaaaaaattaaatttatactaaaaatgtctCTTAAAGAAATAACTTttcacaatttcataaaatcgaatttatactaaagaacATACgtctttcataattttcatatcatctacatagtaaaaaaaattgaatttagactAAAGATATCTCTTCAAATGACACATtttacaatttcataaaattaaatttatattgaagatgtttatttaaaatagacttttcataatttttatatcagtcacccattgaaaaaaatgaatttatactaaaggtgtctcttgaaaacacacttttagtataaattcaatttcatggaATTGTGAAAGATGTCTCATCAAAAGACATCTTTAGggtaaatttaaattttgtgatGTGTgtcattaatatgaaaattgtggaaagtatTTCTTGAAAAGACATCTTCTGATGAGGCaaaaaataccataaatttggaaatatttttcaatgtgCTTTATTTTAAAACCTTAATTTTAAATGCactatacttttataaaaaaacccggatgttaaaaattattagaaatttgtCGTGGACAACATTTTAGATGGCGTTATGTACATGATAAAGCGACAAACATTAGAAATAATAGTGATGCATGGTTATAACTTATGAGCCCATGGATTTAAATTGTACATGTCAGGTCAACCTGCCTCACAAATAGTCATagtaaaatacttttaattgtaaaaaattaCACTTTACAAAAGCGTTTGGTATTTAGGATAACCTTTGGACACACCTATTCACACCCTCTACAATTTGTTTTTCAGTTGAAAGTTTAGGGTAGTCCCCCTAAGTTTTGCAGAACCAGCCTAAAAATGTCACTCCGCAATGCTCAaacagcttcttcttcttctcctcctccaaATACTACCTTTTCTCCTGAATAcaagtttgatattttcttgagttttagaggAGCGGACACTCGCACAAATTTTACAGATCATCTCTATAAAGCTTTAGTTAGAAAAGGATTTCGTACCTTTATAGATGCTGCAAAACTTGAAAAGGGAGAAATAATTGATCAAAACCTTCTGCAAGCAATTGAAGAATCAagatttttcatcattattttctcaGAAAATTATGCAAATTCTGAGTCGTGTTTAAATGAACTCGTGAAGATCATGGAGTGCACAGCAAGGGGAGGGAAAGCTTTTCCGATATTTTACCACGTGGATCCATCAGAAGTGGAAAAACAGTCTGGAAAATATGGAGAAGCATTTGCAGATCACGAAAATGAGGCAAACCTAGAGAGGGAGCAGATACAGAAATGGAGGACTGCCTTGACGGAAGCCAGCAAACTAGCTGGATATCATATACACTACCAGTAACTACaacttcctttcttctttccctTCCCTTGGCATATTTTCTCTTTACCTTACTTGACTTGTCTACTATTACTAGTAAAATTAGGATCATCTCAGTAGGAAAAAACTTGCGCATTATTACATGGAAGCCCGCTTCTCTAtccatttcataaaaatatcagATACActtacatattttcaaatatagttttttatcctcatctcttcaatttgattataaGCATTATATTgggcattttaaattttaatattgatGATTAAAAGTCTTACAAAGTGTGCACAAATGTCATATTCCTTAAAAGCTTTAGGGAGccttgataaaattaaaataaaaaggggaATGAAAATTAACTTAATCAATAGTGATGTATTAGACCTAAGTAAGGCcgattttattaatttctttgaagGGCCAATTGCAATTTGTCCATGTAATTGATGATGAGAATCTTGATATTAGTTGCATGTTATTTCATCTTTCATGTTATTTAATATGTTATGCTTAATCTTCCTCTTTCTTTCCATGCCACGTATAGATGTTTTGTATTCTAATGGAAAGCAAGATTATTTTTTCATGCATGAAATACTTATGCTAATAGTTCCAAGATGAATGAGAAATATATGTGCCTCGTAGACCATGTAAAAATGCACAAAATCCTTTGAGATGAAGGACGCTTCATAAAATTGGTAACAATTGAAGATATGTTAGTGTCATATCAAGTACTACAAACTTGATTGAAAGTTCTAAAAGTGATAATGAATGTAGCTAGGTAGTAGTACTTGATTCCACATTGATGGCCATTTATATTTCACAAATGTAAAgaaattctctttattttaaaaatatctacaAAGAGATGaatatcatattaaaattgtgaatgaatgtaaaatatttttacctcTATTATTTCTAGTAggaaacaaatatttgaaaattcccTAATTTCCTTTGAGATTGAACCATATATCCATAAGACCTATTGAATCACATTTGCTAATGAGCTAAAAAATCACTAGTGCAAAGACTTATAGGGTTTGTAATGATTGACTAGGTCACCTAAGATCctaaatgatttattgaattgtGGAAAACTCATATCTATTTTAAGgcactaaaatatatatatatatatatttttccgaGTATGAATTTATACACTACTTAATCATAAAGTAAGTTAATAGCTAAGCCATCTTCAATTGAAATAGTTGTTAAGTCACTAGCTTATTTTACGGAAAGTACATGGGAACGTGTGTGGGTTTATCTATATGCCTTGCGGGCTATTTCAATATTTATGGTTCTAATAGATGTATCTACTAATTGGTCACATgtctaattactttttaattagtGTTACTTTTGCTAGACTCtttattcaaataatcaaattatgcCAAATTCTAGGACCACTCAATCAAGATATAAACTCCGTCTTGAAAATGCAAATGAACCTACATCTCAAACTACTATTAATTATATGTCAACTAGGATCAATGTTGTGTAGTCTATTGCTTATACTCAAACTTAGAACAGTTTAGTAGAGCCCTTTTATCAAATGTCCCTAATTAGTTGGCTATGTGTTTGGATCCTTTTTGCTTACAATATTGTTTTTACTAGATTCCTCGATCAAAAAGTCCAATTATAGGCTGAATTCTAGAAATATGTACCAAATCAAGATACTATGCCTTGAAAATGATAGTGAATTCTAATTACATTCAAACTAATATTGAATTGTAAATAAATTGGGATTAATAGTGAGCATTCTATTTCTCAAATTCTAATCGTCATTGGTCTCCTAAAATCTCTTATCAAATATCCTCAATTGTTTTCTTGACCTTATGAGAACAAAACCATCCGCTTTTACTTAGGGGTATCCTATTATATATGTTGtggttttaattttctttatgcaTTGAACTTACACTCAATTAGGCATATATAAATATCCAAATATCTTCCATATACAAACTTTTGGTTGTATTGTACACATACTAATAATACCTCCAAAATGCACTAAGATATATTGTCAATGCAACTTATGATTTATGTAACTTTTAATTTTCCATCCATCCTATGATAGCTTGAATCCTTGTTTGGTAATGTTTTGAGGGAATTCTATGTTAATTCATAGTTTGATGAATTTGAAAAGTAGTGTAAAGTTTTTGTAGGATGCATCAACTTTAtctcattttgaattttagtGAAAACAATTAGAACCGAGTTTAGAGGAATATtgttaatttccaaaaaaattgaaaagtaatCATCAAATGCAACAAGTGACacatgaaagtgataaaatcaaatgtattgactacaaaaactttaaaaagaaatgatatCCTCATAGTAAACTTAACCAAATGATGATAGATAAATCTAAAATATACTTGAAGTAATCCAATCACAACTGAAGTGGTTGATAAAATGAAGCATTTGAAACTATATAGTCTAAATGCCAAAAGTTTTAAAGCCTTATGGGTAAAAGTGGGTAGTTGTATTAAAGTGcaataagaaaaatgagactAAGATATAAAGCATGATTTATACAACAAGGTCCTCGTTGAAGCCTAGTATTAGGAATAGGGAAACATACCCTCCCATCACATAACTAATCacattttaattcttaattacTCTTGTAGTGTAAGAAAGATTGCGGAAACATGTCATTGAGGTGGTTACTAcaaatttatatgaatttaccataaataatcatatatacatgaaaaaccTTGAATCATTTAGGATACTTAGAGTAAATAATTCAAAacctcataaaatataattaatatgcTATAATGATTCTCATATAGACCAAAAACAATCAAGACTCATGTGGCACAATCGCTTTAACCAAAACCTATATATTAGAAAGGATATATGAATAATCT is drawn from Vitis riparia cultivar Riparia Gloire de Montpellier isolate 1030 chromosome 18, EGFV_Vit.rip_1.0, whole genome shotgun sequence and contains these coding sequences:
- the LOC117905659 gene encoding disease resistance protein RPV1-like → MSLRNAQTASSSSPPPNTTFSPEYKFDIFLSFRGADTRTNFTDHLYKALVRKGFRTFIDAAKLEKGEIIDQNLLQAIEESRFFIIIFSENYANSESCLNELVKIMECTARGGKAFPIFYHVDPSEVEKQSGKYGEAFADHENEANLEREQIQKWRTALTEASKLAGYHIHYQ